From a region of the Alnus glutinosa chromosome 1, dhAlnGlut1.1, whole genome shotgun sequence genome:
- the LOC133865124 gene encoding protein Iojap-related, mitochondrial — protein MWAAVRSRSRSLRLSSPSSPWKQGLLSLNLSTASSDTTRGFLDLQEIEKVLSDVRADNVKVIPVPKHCDWADFMVVATGRSTWHVKNIAQALIYKAKQKQKGAERLVLPSVQGEEGGKWIVIDSGKVIVHALDEKAREYYNLEGLWTTETSQKESNQDLETAFVKIRPKNNSKKRVQKTV, from the exons ATGTGGGCGGCTGTACGGTCTCGCTCTCGCTCTCTCCGACTCTCATCTCCATCTTCGCCATGGAAGCAAGGGCTTCTAAGCCTCAACCTCAGCACCGCCTCTTCGGACACCACTAGAGGCTTTCTGGATCTGCAGGAAATCGAGAAGGTTTTAAGCGACGTCAGGGCAGACAACGTGAAGGTCATACCGGTCCCCAAGCACTGCGACTGGGCCGATTTCATGGTCGTCGCAACCGGCAGGTCCACCTGGCACGTCAAGAATATCGCTCAAGCTCTAATCTACAAG GCTAAGCAAAAGCAGAAAGGGGCGGAGCGATTGGTGCTGCCAAGTGTGCAAGGGGAAGAGGGAGGAAAGTGGATTGTGATTGATTCTG GCAAGGTGATTGTTCATGCTCTTGATGAGAAGGCTCGAGAATACTACAATTTGGAGGGTCTTTGGACCACTGAGACATCCCAAAAGGAATCAAACCAG GATCTGGAAACAGCTTTTGTGAAGATTCGTCCCAAGAACAACTCCAAAAAACGAGTGCAAAAGACTGTATAA